A DNA window from Acinetobacter sp. 10FS3-1 contains the following coding sequences:
- a CDS encoding Arc family DNA-binding protein, giving the protein MKQTNLRLPIDLVSWVKQMAKQRHQSMNAFFITELERLRKEEQRELTKK; this is encoded by the coding sequence ATGAAACAGACGAATCTTCGTTTACCCATAGATTTAGTTTCTTGGGTCAAACAAATGGCAAAGCAAAGACATCAGTCAATGAATGCTTTTTTTATTACGGAATTGGAACGATTAAGGAAAGAGGAACAGAGAGAATTGACAAAAAAGTAA
- a CDS encoding Arc family DNA-binding protein has protein sequence MSKKDIQFNLRIPEELKAKIDAAAKANQRSINAEATSRLYDSFVMNDNIQVEAAKIVENFLRARSPTERKKVVAERLNFVLSELKKLHHFNEFTIAELAFEINEDTADEAEAWFRAELEPTFGQLEKIAQHTSVNPNWLLFGKQTPYDIQHIRLKEYLDQDIKLLVGSNPNNEYLNNSKVKEIKFIRELSEAGQLIILKIYENYAVETFYPPYHISDVNGVGGYNSLLYFCLLTKVLLRYYNSKVTICSHLLSKEQFKLILIGKVHPLTIAEKLPNIQWLSDLVDKFPYENLDYWDGFDELRARLIRDFDAKEYIQKIWNDPELYLKHPIQL, from the coding sequence ATGAGTAAGAAAGATATCCAATTTAATCTTCGTATTCCTGAAGAGCTAAAAGCTAAAATTGATGCTGCAGCGAAAGCGAATCAACGCTCTATCAATGCAGAAGCGACCTCTCGACTTTACGATTCATTCGTCATGAATGATAATATTCAAGTTGAAGCAGCAAAAATCGTTGAAAACTTTCTTCGAGCTCGATCTCCGACAGAGCGAAAAAAAGTGGTAGCAGAACGTTTAAATTTTGTACTAAGTGAGCTGAAAAAACTTCATCATTTCAATGAGTTTACAATTGCTGAATTAGCTTTTGAGATCAATGAAGATACGGCTGATGAGGCTGAAGCATGGTTTAGAGCAGAATTAGAACCCACTTTCGGACAATTGGAAAAAATAGCGCAACATACTTCAGTGAATCCAAACTGGTTACTCTTTGGTAAACAGACTCCCTATGATATTCAGCACATACGTTTAAAAGAGTATTTAGATCAAGATATAAAACTGCTCGTAGGCTCAAATCCAAATAATGAATATTTAAATAATTCAAAAGTGAAAGAAATAAAGTTTATTCGAGAATTGTCAGAAGCGGGGCAATTAATTATTCTTAAAATTTATGAAAATTACGCAGTTGAGACTTTTTATCCTCCATATCATATCAGTGACGTAAACGGAGTAGGTGGATATAACTCATTATTATATTTTTGCTTATTGACCAAAGTGCTGCTGCGATATTACAACTCTAAAGTGACTATATGCAGCCACCTTCTCTCAAAAGAACAGTTTAAACTTATTTTGATTGGAAAAGTTCACCCCTTAACAATTGCAGAAAAACTACCTAATATTCAATGGTTGAGTGATTTAGTAGATAAATTTCCATATGAAAATTTAGATTATTGGGATGGTTTTGATGAACTTAGAGCAAGACTAATACGAGATTTTGATGCAAAAGAATACATTCAGAAGATTTGGAATGATCCTGAATTGTATTTAAAGCATCCTATTCAGC